The following proteins come from a genomic window of Enterobacter chengduensis:
- a CDS encoding EAL domain-containing protein: MLTGYKFESIRALRSENVIAWEVLSTAKPHVNLEDYFDSMPLMQRKAHFFAQLRHAMFCEESDKFYLNATSDLLLETDFLDRLKEETPCPARLAIEVTDLHALVQLNGTQSRALRICITTLHQWGIEVWADDVCEDILPDLLTSQIRFCGVKIDKHTFWSGRTEQAKFLDLTRQCKRVASKVLIEGIETAGDFALARASVADYGQGYLWGRK; encoded by the coding sequence ATGCTAACCGGCTATAAGTTCGAATCCATCCGGGCACTGCGCAGTGAAAATGTGATTGCCTGGGAGGTATTGTCCACGGCAAAGCCCCACGTCAATCTCGAAGACTACTTTGACTCAATGCCCCTGATGCAGCGTAAAGCACACTTCTTTGCGCAGCTTCGTCATGCCATGTTTTGCGAGGAGAGCGACAAGTTTTATCTCAACGCGACGTCGGATTTGCTGCTGGAAACGGACTTCCTCGACAGGCTCAAAGAAGAGACACCCTGCCCGGCGAGGCTTGCTATTGAGGTCACGGATCTCCACGCGCTGGTGCAGCTCAACGGCACGCAAAGCCGGGCGTTGCGGATATGCATCACAACGCTCCATCAGTGGGGGATTGAAGTGTGGGCTGACGACGTCTGCGAAGACATTCTTCCCGATCTCCTGACCAGCCAGATCCGCTTCTGCGGCGTCAAAATTGACAAGCATACCTTCTGGAGCGGACGCACCGAGCAGGCGAAATTCCTGGATCTCACCCGCCAGTGCAAGCGCGTCGCCAGCAAGGTACTGATAGAAGGCATTGAAACTGCGGGTGATTTCGCGCTCGCCCGTGCCAGCGTGGCCGACTATGGCCAGGGTTATCTGTGGGGCAGAAAATGA
- the opgB gene encoding phosphatidylglycerol--membrane-oligosaccharide glycerophosphotransferase translates to MSEFLSLILFLASVGVYASKAGRHTWWFIATLVVLGIFIILNITLYASDYFTGDGINDAVLYTLTNSLTGAGVGKYILPGIGLIVALVTIFGALAWVLRRRRDHPHHHGYSLLALFLALASVDASPAFHQIAELVKSQSRDGDPDFAAYYKEPSKTIANPKLNLVYIYGESLERTYFDNDAFPNLTPDLGALKNEGLDFSHTMQLPGTDYTIAGMVASQCGIPLFAPFEGNASASMSTFFPQNVCLGDILKNSGYENYFVQGANLRFAGKDVFLKSHGFDHLYGSEELKTTVADPSYRNDWGFYDDTVLDETWKKFEELSREGKRFSLFALTVDTHHPDGFVSRTCKRKSYEIEGKNNKSFSAVTCSQEHIAALVEKIKASPWFKNTVIVVSSDHLAMKNSAWDQLNKQDRSNLFFVLRGDQPQQETIATKRNSMDNGATVLDILGGDNFIGLGRSTLSGQSLSEVFLNMKEKILGWKPDIIRLWNFPKEMKDFTIDRDKNTIAFSGSKFRLPLLVRVSEGRVEPLPESEYSAPLRYQLADFAPRDNFVWVDRCYKMGQLWSQPLALSTDWCVSQGQLGGEQTVQHVDSAQWKGKTAFNDTVIDTTRYQHNVDMLKTVDNDIRYKADSFIFNVAGAPEEVKQFSGISRPESWGRWSNAQLGNEVKIEYTHPLPEQFDLVITARAYGPNANKPVPVRVGDREQTLTLGNDVSTHTLHFENPSRSNTLVIVPPDPQATNEGNILGHSPRELGIGMVEIKIVSTQG, encoded by the coding sequence TTGTCTGAATTTTTGTCTCTTATCCTTTTTCTGGCTTCCGTCGGCGTTTACGCCTCCAAAGCCGGCCGTCACACCTGGTGGTTTATCGCCACGCTGGTGGTGCTCGGCATTTTTATTATTTTAAACATTACCTTATACGCCAGCGATTACTTTACCGGTGACGGTATTAACGATGCGGTGCTCTACACGCTGACGAACAGCCTGACGGGCGCGGGGGTGGGCAAGTACATTCTTCCGGGGATCGGCCTTATCGTCGCGCTGGTGACGATTTTTGGCGCGCTGGCCTGGGTGCTGCGTCGACGTCGCGATCATCCGCACCATCATGGCTACAGCCTGCTGGCGTTATTTCTGGCGCTGGCCTCCGTCGACGCCAGTCCGGCCTTCCATCAGATCGCTGAGCTGGTGAAATCCCAGTCTCGCGACGGCGATCCTGATTTCGCGGCTTACTATAAAGAGCCGTCGAAAACGATCGCCAACCCGAAGCTCAATCTGGTCTATATCTACGGTGAAAGCCTGGAACGCACGTACTTTGATAACGATGCGTTCCCTAACCTGACGCCAGACCTGGGGGCGCTGAAAAATGAAGGGCTCGATTTCAGCCACACCATGCAGCTGCCCGGTACGGATTATACGATTGCCGGGATGGTTGCCTCCCAGTGCGGCATCCCGCTGTTCGCGCCTTTCGAAGGTAACGCCTCCGCCTCGATGTCGACGTTCTTCCCCCAAAACGTTTGCCTCGGCGATATCCTGAAAAACTCCGGCTACGAAAACTATTTTGTGCAGGGCGCAAACCTGCGCTTCGCCGGAAAAGACGTGTTCCTGAAATCCCACGGTTTTGACCACCTGTATGGCTCAGAAGAGTTAAAAACGACGGTTGCCGATCCGAGCTACCGCAACGACTGGGGCTTTTATGACGATACGGTACTCGACGAAACCTGGAAGAAATTCGAAGAACTTTCCCGCGAGGGCAAGCGCTTCTCCCTCTTTGCGCTGACGGTGGATACCCACCATCCGGACGGTTTTGTCTCGCGCACCTGCAAGCGTAAAAGCTATGAGATTGAGGGCAAAAACAACAAGTCTTTCAGCGCCGTCACCTGCAGCCAGGAGCATATCGCCGCGCTGGTCGAGAAAATCAAAGCCTCGCCCTGGTTTAAAAACACCGTCATCGTCGTCTCGTCTGACCATCTGGCGATGAAAAACAGCGCCTGGGACCAGCTCAACAAGCAGGATCGCAGCAACCTGTTCTTCGTCCTGCGCGGCGACCAGCCGCAGCAGGAGACGATCGCCACCAAACGCAACTCCATGGATAACGGCGCCACCGTGCTCGACATTCTGGGCGGCGACAACTTTATCGGCCTGGGCCGCAGCACGCTGTCGGGGCAATCCCTGTCGGAAGTGTTCCTCAACATGAAGGAAAAAATCCTCGGCTGGAAGCCAGACATCATCCGCCTGTGGAACTTCCCGAAAGAGATGAAGGATTTCACCATCGATCGGGATAAAAACACGATTGCCTTCTCGGGCAGCAAATTCCGTCTGCCGCTGCTGGTGCGCGTGTCGGAGGGTCGCGTTGAGCCGCTGCCGGAAAGCGAGTATTCCGCGCCGCTGCGCTATCAGCTGGCCGATTTTGCGCCACGCGATAATTTCGTCTGGGTCGACAGATGTTACAAAATGGGCCAGCTCTGGTCGCAGCCGCTGGCGCTCTCGACCGACTGGTGCGTCTCTCAGGGTCAGCTTGGCGGGGAGCAAACCGTGCAGCACGTCGATAGCGCCCAGTGGAAAGGCAAAACCGCGTTTAACGATACGGTCATTGACACCACGCGCTATCAGCACAATGTCGACATGCTGAAAACCGTCGATAACGATATTCGCTACAAGGCGGACAGCTTTATCTTTAACGTGGCCGGCGCGCCCGAAGAGGTGAAGCAGTTTAGCGGCATCTCGCGTCCGGAGTCCTGGGGACGCTGGTCCAACGCGCAGCTGGGCAACGAGGTGAAAATTGAGTACACCCATCCCCTGCCGGAACAATTTGACCTCGTGATCACGGCCAGAGCGTACGGGCCCAACGCCAACAAGCCCGTACCGGTGCGCGTGGGCGATCGGGAGCAGACCCTGACGCTTGGAAACGACGTGTCCACGCACACGCTGCATTTTGAAAACCCATCCCGCAGCAATACGCTGGTGATTGTGCCGCCTGACCCGCAGGCGACGAATGAAGGGAATATTCTTGGGCATTCACCGCGCGAGCTCGGGATTGGCATGGTCGAAATCAAAATCGTCAGTACTCAAGGCTAA
- a CDS encoding DUF2501 domain-containing protein, whose product MKKQILISTFLGALLVTGAAQAASWQDSLSSAANQLTKESGSSQGGLSASSLTGLLGNSSQSLSAGTMNNAAGILEYCAKQKLASVTDAQNVKNQVLGKLGLDTQKQKADTNYMDGIQGLLNAQNGQQLNLSTLGNSSLAKQVKTKACDLVLKQGVNFLS is encoded by the coding sequence ATGAAAAAACAGATCCTTATCAGCACCTTTTTAGGCGCTCTGCTGGTGACCGGCGCAGCGCAAGCGGCGTCCTGGCAAGATTCCCTCTCGAGTGCAGCAAACCAGCTGACCAAAGAGAGCGGCAGTTCTCAGGGCGGGCTTTCCGCTTCTTCCCTCACTGGCCTGCTGGGCAACAGCTCCCAGAGCCTCAGCGCGGGAACGATGAACAACGCGGCGGGGATTCTGGAATATTGCGCAAAGCAAAAGCTGGCCTCCGTGACCGACGCGCAAAACGTCAAAAACCAGGTGTTGGGTAAACTGGGTCTGGATACCCAGAAGCAGAAAGCGGACACCAACTATATGGACGGCATTCAGGGCCTGCTTAACGCGCAGAACGGCCAGCAGCTTAACCTGAGCACCCTCGGCAACTCCTCTCTGGCAAAACAGGTGAAAACCAAAGCCTGCGATCTGGTGCTGAAACAAGGCGTTAATTTCCTCTCCTGA
- the dnaC gene encoding DNA replication protein DnaC, whose product MKNVGDLMKRLQKMMPANVKPAFTTGEELLAWQKEQGEIRAAALARENRAMKMQRTFNRSGIRPLHQNCSFDNYKIETTGQMNALAAARQYVDEFDGNIASFIFSGKPGTGKNHLAAAICNELLLRGKSVLIITVADIMSAMKDTFSNRETSEEQLLNDLSNVDLLVIDEIGVQTESRYEKVIINQIVDRRSSSKRPTGMLTNHNIDEMTRLLGERVMDRMKLGNSLYVIFDWESYRSRVTGKEY is encoded by the coding sequence ATGAAGAACGTCGGCGACCTGATGAAACGTCTGCAAAAAATGATGCCTGCCAACGTGAAGCCCGCTTTCACCACGGGCGAAGAGCTGCTGGCGTGGCAAAAGGAGCAAGGCGAGATCCGCGCCGCCGCGCTCGCCCGGGAAAACCGGGCGATGAAAATGCAGCGCACCTTTAACCGCTCCGGTATTCGCCCCCTGCACCAGAACTGCTCGTTCGATAACTATAAAATTGAGACCACGGGGCAGATGAACGCGCTGGCCGCCGCGCGGCAGTACGTGGACGAATTCGACGGCAATATCGCCAGCTTCATCTTCAGCGGTAAGCCGGGCACTGGAAAAAACCACCTTGCAGCCGCTATCTGTAATGAACTGCTTCTGCGGGGTAAATCGGTTCTTATCATCACCGTGGCCGATATCATGTCCGCGATGAAAGACACCTTCAGCAACCGCGAAACCAGCGAAGAGCAGCTGCTTAACGATTTGAGCAATGTCGACCTGCTGGTCATCGACGAGATTGGCGTGCAGACAGAGTCCCGCTATGAAAAAGTGATCATCAACCAGATTGTCGATCGCCGCTCCTCGTCCAAACGTCCCACCGGCATGCTGACGAACCACAACATCGACGAGATGACCCGCTTACTGGGGGAACGCGTTATGGACCGCATGAAGCTGGGTAACAGCCTGTACGTCATCTTCGACTGGGAAAGTTACCGCAGCCGCGTTACCGGCAAAGAGTATTAA
- the dnaT gene encoding primosomal protein DnaT, giving the protein MSSRILTTSIAGIDAFMRDPRGVLSHAEGGTVAVFADNAPAFYALTPERLARLLEIEAQLSRPASDVTLDNQFFDEPVNVPATVPMGKFALYAGWQPDADFQRQAALWGIALTQPASAEELAAFTAWWQAEGKVFTHIQWQQKLARHLQIARASNNGQPKRDINAFSEPDKQIPSGFRGAK; this is encoded by the coding sequence ATGTCCTCCAGAATTCTGACCACCAGCATTGCTGGCATTGATGCCTTTATGCGCGACCCGCGCGGTGTATTGAGCCACGCCGAAGGCGGCACGGTTGCGGTTTTTGCCGACAACGCGCCGGCGTTTTACGCCCTCACGCCGGAACGTCTGGCACGGCTTCTGGAGATCGAAGCGCAACTGTCACGCCCGGCGAGCGACGTCACGCTGGACAACCAGTTCTTTGACGAACCGGTTAACGTCCCCGCGACCGTTCCGATGGGCAAATTTGCCCTGTACGCGGGCTGGCAGCCGGATGCCGATTTCCAGCGGCAGGCCGCGCTGTGGGGCATTGCGTTAACCCAACCGGCCTCCGCGGAAGAGCTTGCCGCGTTCACCGCCTGGTGGCAGGCAGAAGGTAAAGTCTTCACCCATATTCAGTGGCAGCAAAAGCTCGCGCGACATCTGCAGATCGCTCGCGCCAGCAACAACGGCCAGCCCAAGCGCGATATCAACGCGTTTTCAGAACCGGATAAACAGATCCCCAGCGGATTCCGAGGTGCGAAATGA
- a CDS encoding organic hydroperoxide resistance protein, with amino-acid sequence MSLEKVVYTAKAKATGGRDGRATSSDGVLDVKLGVPKEMGGMGGEVTNPEQLFAAGYSACFLGAMKFVAARDKFTLPKEAFIEGEVGIGPLPTGFGIEAKLNIHVEGMDPAEAKKLVDAAHIVCPYSNATRGNINVTLNIIA; translated from the coding sequence ATGTCTTTAGAAAAAGTCGTTTATACCGCCAAAGCCAAAGCAACCGGTGGCCGTGACGGTCGCGCCACCTCCTCCGACGGCGTACTGGACGTAAAGCTGGGCGTGCCAAAAGAGATGGGCGGCATGGGCGGCGAAGTGACGAACCCTGAGCAGCTGTTTGCTGCGGGCTACTCTGCCTGCTTCCTGGGCGCGATGAAGTTTGTGGCCGCGCGCGACAAATTTACCCTGCCAAAAGAGGCCTTTATCGAAGGTGAAGTGGGTATTGGCCCGCTGCCGACGGGCTTTGGTATCGAAGCAAAACTGAACATCCACGTGGAAGGTATGGATCCAGCGGAAGCCAAAAAGCTGGTGGACGCGGCGCACATTGTTTGCCCGTACTCTAACGCGACCCGCGGCAACATCAACGTGACGCTGAACATCATCGCGTGA
- a CDS encoding MarR family winged helix-turn-helix transcriptional regulator has translation MNAKTNDATAALKLDNQLCFALYSANLALNKLYRQLLAPLNLTYPQYLVMLVLWEQDDMTVSDIGERLFLDSATLTPLLKRLESAGLINRHRSRKDERQVAVTLTDAGRELQQQALGIPQAVGCAAQCDTDTLLSLKQQLELLRQQLHRA, from the coding sequence ATGAACGCGAAAACGAACGACGCAACCGCTGCGCTCAAGCTGGATAACCAGCTCTGCTTTGCCCTCTATTCGGCAAACCTGGCGCTTAACAAGCTGTACCGGCAACTGCTGGCGCCGCTGAACCTGACCTACCCGCAATATCTGGTGATGCTCGTGCTGTGGGAGCAGGATGATATGACGGTCTCGGACATCGGTGAACGGCTGTTTCTGGACTCTGCGACCCTGACGCCGCTCCTGAAGCGGCTGGAAAGCGCCGGGCTCATCAACCGCCACCGTTCTCGCAAAGACGAACGCCAGGTCGCCGTCACCCTGACTGACGCGGGACGTGAGCTTCAGCAGCAGGCACTGGGTATCCCCCAGGCGGTGGGTTGCGCCGCGCAGTGTGATACCGACACCCTGCTGTCGCTTAAACAGCAGCTCGAACTTTTGCGACAACAGCTACACCGCGCGTAA
- a CDS encoding TetR family transcriptional regulator — MANPGSEHPEHGEESSLKEKIFQSAIALFAEYGLNGARMEQIAEKAGTTKRMVVYHFKNKENLYLLVLEHVYTQIRASEKALSLAGMPPVEALVNLVETTFDYHADHPDYIRIICMENMQRGRFMQQSSYLRQVNRSALDLLEGILHRGKEKQLFSQTVDARDLHRLISSFSFHYVANSYTFTLLFEDGADEQAQRQHYRKMAVQVALRYTCP; from the coding sequence GTGGCTAACCCTGGCAGCGAACACCCTGAGCACGGTGAAGAATCCAGCCTGAAAGAGAAAATTTTTCAGAGCGCCATCGCGCTTTTTGCCGAGTATGGATTAAACGGTGCCCGCATGGAGCAGATCGCGGAAAAAGCGGGTACCACCAAACGCATGGTGGTTTACCATTTCAAGAACAAAGAGAATCTCTATCTTCTGGTTCTGGAGCATGTTTACACGCAAATTCGCGCCAGTGAAAAAGCGCTAAGCCTGGCGGGAATGCCGCCCGTCGAAGCGCTGGTCAACCTGGTCGAAACCACGTTTGACTATCATGCGGACCACCCTGACTACATCCGTATTATCTGCATGGAAAACATGCAGCGCGGCCGCTTCATGCAGCAGTCGAGCTATCTTCGCCAGGTCAACCGCAGCGCGCTCGACCTGCTGGAGGGTATCCTTCACCGAGGGAAAGAAAAACAGCTCTTCAGCCAGACGGTTGACGCCCGCGATCTTCACCGCCTGATCAGCAGCTTCAGCTTTCACTACGTGGCCAACAGCTACACCTTCACGCTCCTGTTTGAAGACGGTGCGGACGAACAGGCCCAGCGCCAGCACTACCGCAAAATGGCCGTTCAGGTCGCGCTCCGTTACACCTGCCCATAA
- a CDS encoding threonine/serine exporter produces the protein MGVIDFLLALAQDMLLAAIPAVGFAMVFNVPQRALPWCALLGAIGHGSRMVMMTAGFNIEWSTFMASMLVGSIGIQWSRWYLAHPKVFTVAAVIPMFPGISAYTAMISAVKISHFGYTEPQMILLLSNFLKASSIVGALSIGLSIPGLWLYRKRPRV, from the coding sequence ATGGGCGTGATCGACTTTTTGCTGGCGCTGGCGCAGGACATGCTTCTGGCCGCCATTCCTGCCGTCGGCTTTGCGATGGTGTTTAACGTCCCGCAACGCGCGCTGCCGTGGTGTGCGCTGCTGGGCGCGATTGGCCATGGCTCGCGGATGGTGATGATGACCGCGGGTTTTAACATCGAATGGTCAACGTTCATGGCCTCCATGCTGGTCGGCAGTATCGGCATCCAGTGGTCGCGCTGGTATCTTGCGCACCCCAAAGTGTTCACCGTTGCCGCCGTTATCCCGATGTTCCCGGGCATATCTGCCTACACGGCGATGATTTCCGCAGTGAAAATCAGCCATTTTGGCTACACCGAGCCTCAGATGATCCTCCTTCTGAGCAACTTTCTTAAGGCGTCGTCCATCGTCGGCGCGCTCTCTATCGGGCTATCGATTCCCGGACTGTGGCTGTACCGCAAACGCCCGCGCGTTTGA
- a CDS encoding threonine/serine ThrE exporter family protein, producing the protein MQADRSTQRAITRLCIQCGLFLLQHGAESALVEELSTRLGRALGMDSVESAISSNAIVLTTIKDGQCLTSTRKNHDRGINMHVVTEVQHIVILAEHKLLDLHEIEKRFNQIKPLRYPRWLVVLMVGLSCACFCKLNKGGWDGAIVTFFASSIAMYVRQLLTHRQMHPQINFCITAFVATTVSGLLLRLPQFANTPTIAMAASVLLLVPGFPLINAVADMFKGHINTGLARWAIASLLTLATCIGVVMAMTLWGLRGWA; encoded by the coding sequence ATGCAGGCAGATCGGTCAACGCAGCGTGCTATCACGCGGCTATGTATTCAGTGCGGTCTTTTTCTGCTCCAGCACGGCGCGGAAAGCGCGCTGGTGGAGGAGCTTTCCACCCGGCTGGGACGGGCGCTGGGTATGGATAGCGTTGAAAGCGCGATCTCATCCAACGCCATTGTGCTGACCACGATCAAGGACGGCCAGTGCCTGACCTCCACCCGCAAAAACCATGACCGCGGCATTAACATGCACGTCGTGACCGAAGTGCAGCACATCGTCATCCTGGCTGAACATAAGCTTCTCGATCTCCATGAAATTGAAAAACGGTTCAACCAGATCAAGCCATTACGTTATCCGCGCTGGCTCGTCGTGTTGATGGTGGGGCTCTCTTGCGCCTGCTTTTGCAAGCTCAATAAAGGCGGCTGGGATGGTGCAATCGTCACCTTTTTCGCCAGCAGTATCGCCATGTACGTTCGCCAACTGCTGACGCACCGGCAGATGCACCCGCAAATTAACTTCTGCATTACCGCGTTTGTTGCCACCACGGTTTCCGGCCTGCTGCTGCGCCTGCCGCAGTTTGCCAATACCCCGACGATTGCCATGGCCGCCAGCGTGCTGCTGCTGGTCCCGGGCTTTCCGCTGATTAACGCCGTCGCCGACATGTTTAAAGGGCACATCAATACCGGTCTGGCACGCTGGGCTATCGCCAGCCTGCTGACGCTGGCGACCTGCATCGGCGTCGTCATGGCTATGACACTCTGGGGGCTACGCGGATGGGCGTGA
- a CDS encoding helix-turn-helix transcriptional regulator, giving the protein MLSLHGKHCVVISRIPVMQNGLGGVMARHFPDFELTYCRSLQELTLLQLRRADVIIADVSGEYRNPRGTLEEYYGLLNQYRDIHWIFLVSRPLYPIAVELLMRPESTLLSDMEPIEGVVNAIRAGSERAERISQTLLTPEPQSTEDEDEHIIALTHSERKVLRLLGKGWGINQIATLLKKSNKTISAQKNSAMRRLSLRSNADMYAWINSTQGMRELSLMSAYGEFEEWKKPIQQDISPSSKIAR; this is encoded by the coding sequence ATGTTGTCATTGCATGGCAAGCATTGCGTTGTCATTAGCCGAATACCCGTGATGCAAAACGGGTTAGGGGGCGTGATGGCACGCCATTTCCCGGATTTTGAATTGACCTATTGCCGCTCACTGCAGGAGCTGACGCTGCTCCAGCTACGCCGCGCAGATGTCATTATTGCTGATGTTTCAGGTGAATACAGGAATCCTCGGGGCACGCTCGAAGAGTATTACGGTTTATTGAATCAATACCGGGATATTCACTGGATCTTTTTAGTTTCGCGGCCCCTTTATCCTATCGCGGTTGAGCTGCTTATGCGCCCGGAAAGCACCTTGCTTTCTGATATGGAGCCTATTGAAGGCGTGGTTAACGCTATTCGTGCAGGTAGCGAGCGGGCAGAGCGCATAAGCCAGACGTTATTAACGCCGGAACCTCAAAGTACGGAGGATGAAGACGAACACATTATCGCGCTCACGCACTCCGAACGTAAGGTACTGCGTCTGTTAGGTAAAGGATGGGGGATTAACCAAATCGCCACCCTGCTCAAGAAGAGCAATAAAACCATCAGTGCGCAGAAAAACAGTGCGATGCGACGGCTGTCTTTACGCAGTAATGCCGATATGTACGCCTGGATCAACAGTACGCAGGGAATGAGAGAGCTGAGTTTGATGTCAGCCTATGGAGAGTTCGAGGAATGGAAAAAACCGATTCAACAAGACATATCGCCATCGTCGAAAATTGCACGATGA
- the bglJ gene encoding DNA-binding transcriptional activator BglJ, translating to MSAVGLQHLFAMPNLNHYQLHLFSEFDSFKKALQHVNFFSLIYSLSDAREERRNCLAHLRDLAFTHGHIQRIILVADETEARLISHLSPSRLHGVVSKSLTLEHLQQELMVLLSETQRINDNMMNHWYRSQNRMLSPTERAILRYMSYGYSIPQIAAQLERNIKTIRAHKFNAMVKLGVNSDVGLLDAADIITHLPAREPRGSVLSKPTFL from the coding sequence ATGAGTGCCGTTGGGTTACAGCATCTTTTTGCGATGCCCAACCTGAATCATTACCAGCTGCATCTGTTTAGCGAATTTGACAGCTTTAAGAAAGCACTTCAGCACGTCAATTTTTTCTCGCTGATCTATTCGCTTTCCGATGCGCGAGAGGAACGTCGTAACTGTCTGGCGCACCTGCGGGACCTCGCGTTTACGCATGGTCATATCCAGCGCATTATTCTGGTCGCGGATGAGACGGAAGCGCGCTTAATTAGCCATCTTTCGCCGTCACGCCTGCACGGAGTGGTCAGTAAATCGCTGACGCTTGAGCACCTGCAGCAGGAGCTCATGGTATTGCTGAGCGAAACGCAGCGCATTAATGACAATATGATGAATCACTGGTATCGGAGTCAAAACAGAATGTTAAGCCCAACGGAACGGGCAATATTGCGTTATATGTCATACGGCTATTCCATTCCTCAAATCGCGGCGCAGCTTGAGCGTAATATTAAGACCATCCGGGCGCATAAGTTTAATGCGATGGTGAAGCTGGGAGTGAATTCTGATGTGGGGCTGCTCGATGCGGCGGATATTATTACTCACCTTCCGGCAAGAGAACCGCGAGGTTCGGTACTCAGCAAGCCGACTTTTTTATAA
- a CDS encoding YbaK/EbsC family protein has translation MSLQSVQQFFADNAPDIDVIELSQSTATVALAAAAHRVEPGQIAKTLSLKVKNEVILVVAKGDARLDNKKLKDTFGAKARMLSSDEVVTITGHPVGGVCPFGLENPLAVYCDISLKEYAEVLPAAGAIHSAVRISPDRMAELTSAKWVDVCI, from the coding sequence ATGAGTTTGCAGTCTGTACAGCAGTTTTTTGCCGACAACGCGCCGGATATAGACGTCATTGAACTAAGCCAGAGTACCGCTACCGTTGCGTTGGCTGCTGCCGCCCATCGCGTTGAGCCGGGACAAATCGCTAAGACCCTGTCACTAAAGGTGAAAAATGAGGTGATCCTGGTGGTGGCGAAAGGCGATGCGCGCCTGGATAACAAAAAGCTGAAAGACACGTTTGGTGCAAAAGCGCGTATGCTCAGCAGTGATGAAGTGGTGACCATCACCGGTCATCCCGTTGGCGGCGTGTGCCCGTTCGGACTGGAAAACCCGCTCGCGGTTTACTGCGATATCTCTTTAAAGGAGTACGCTGAAGTTCTTCCCGCGGCAGGGGCAATTCATAGTGCCGTGCGTATTTCACCCGACAGAATGGCGGAACTGACTTCCGCAAAGTGGGTGGATGTTTGCATCTGA